Proteins found in one Solitalea lacus genomic segment:
- a CDS encoding glycoside hydrolase family 9 protein — translation MKKYVLVKQVAMLMIAILLLSFKNDDDTKEWIRINQLGYTPLGVKVAVWGCLSQEKIDEFELVNAIDDKTVFKNKAGKAFGAYGPFKESYRLNFTSFKQTGSFYLKAGKAKSPVFKISSDVYKGTADFALRYMRQQRSGFNPFLKDSCHTTDGYTMYGPMPDSTRIDVWGGWHDASDYLQYVTTSANATYHLLAAYRDFPAVFTDKYLANGIDGTNGIKDVLDEAKWGIDWLLKMHPRADWMFNQLADDRDHQIMRLPNEDKIDYGLGGGKGRPVYFATGKPQGLGKYQNRSTGVASTAGKFVSVFALGAQLYKGKDAQLVQLLQERALSAYSLGVQKPGVCQTAPNRAPYFYEEDNWVDDMELGAAALFQLNGVKKYYNDAWNYSMQEKVTPWMGADTARHYQWYPFHNFGHAELGKKANAKDRAILTDYYKQGILRVAEKASQNAFNRGIPFIWCSNNLTTSFAIQCSLYARLTNDKSFAELEQANFDWLLGCNPWGTSMVYGLPGNGDTPKNPHSAFTQQHDFPIDGGLVDGPVYGTIYKGLKGIKLYQRDDYAVFQSDLAVYHDDYGDYSTNEPTMDGTASLIYLLAAKEQGAQEEFLRKK, via the coding sequence ATGAAAAAGTATGTATTAGTTAAACAAGTCGCAATGTTGATGATAGCAATCCTTCTTCTATCATTTAAAAATGACGACGATACTAAAGAATGGATTCGTATCAATCAACTGGGCTATACTCCATTAGGTGTAAAGGTGGCAGTTTGGGGATGTTTATCTCAAGAAAAAATTGACGAGTTCGAGTTGGTGAATGCTATTGATGATAAGACGGTTTTCAAAAACAAGGCAGGAAAGGCGTTTGGTGCCTACGGTCCGTTTAAGGAATCATATCGATTGAATTTTACTTCATTCAAACAAACCGGTAGTTTTTATCTTAAGGCAGGAAAAGCCAAATCTCCTGTATTTAAAATTTCTTCTGATGTGTATAAAGGAACAGCTGATTTCGCTTTGCGCTACATGCGTCAGCAACGAAGCGGTTTTAATCCTTTTTTGAAAGACTCTTGCCATACTACTGATGGGTATACAATGTATGGGCCAATGCCTGATTCTACGCGCATTGATGTTTGGGGTGGCTGGCATGATGCTTCTGATTATTTACAATATGTAACCACATCGGCTAATGCTACCTATCATTTGTTGGCGGCTTATCGCGATTTTCCTGCTGTATTTACTGATAAATATTTGGCCAACGGGATAGATGGAACAAACGGAATAAAGGATGTATTGGATGAGGCAAAATGGGGGATTGATTGGCTGTTGAAAATGCATCCACGTGCTGATTGGATGTTTAATCAATTGGCAGATGATCGGGATCATCAAATTATGCGTTTGCCAAATGAAGATAAAATTGACTATGGATTAGGAGGAGGAAAAGGTCGTCCGGTGTATTTTGCAACAGGTAAGCCTCAGGGTTTGGGTAAGTATCAAAACAGGTCAACCGGAGTGGCTTCTACTGCCGGAAAATTTGTAAGTGTTTTCGCTTTAGGTGCACAATTGTATAAGGGAAAGGATGCTCAGTTAGTGCAGTTATTGCAAGAAAGGGCATTGTCGGCGTATTCTCTTGGTGTTCAGAAGCCCGGAGTTTGTCAGACAGCTCCAAATAGGGCACCTTATTTTTATGAAGAGGATAACTGGGTTGATGATATGGAATTGGGTGCTGCAGCTCTGTTTCAACTAAATGGAGTTAAGAAATACTATAACGATGCTTGGAATTACAGCATGCAAGAAAAAGTTACTCCTTGGATGGGGGCAGATACGGCCAGGCATTATCAATGGTATCCGTTTCATAATTTTGGACACGCCGAACTTGGTAAAAAAGCAAACGCTAAGGATCGTGCGATTTTAACAGATTACTACAAACAGGGTATTTTGAGAGTTGCTGAAAAAGCCTCCCAAAACGCTTTCAACAGAGGGATTCCGTTCATCTGGTGCTCAAATAATCTAACCACATCTTTTGCGATTCAATGTTCATTGTATGCAAGATTAACAAATGATAAGTCATTTGCAGAGTTGGAGCAAGCCAACTTCGATTGGCTTTTAGGGTGCAATCCATGGGGAACTAGTATGGTTTACGGGTTGCCGGGCAATGGTGATACTCCTAAGAATCCTCATTCAGCATTTACACAACAGCATGATTTTCCAATTGATGGAGGCTTGGTGGATGGTCCAGTTTACGGGACAATCTATAAAGGTTTGAAAGGGATAAAGCTTTATCAGCGGGATGACTATGCAGTTTTTCAATCGGATTTGGCTGTTTATCATGATGATTATGGTGATTACAGTACCAATGAGCCCACAATGGATGGGACAGCATCGTTGATCTACTTGCTTGCCGCAAAAGAACAAGGGGCTCAGGAGGAGTTCCTTAGAAAAAAGTAG
- a CDS encoding family 20 glycosylhydrolase: MKFWIVTIWTAFLSISTFAQSVNKFNTSDLYIEWKLIDNNYKGQVKSLCQFEISNNGIETLPKSGWNIYFSYMKTIDINSVDKRVKVERVNGDLYRLFPSEFFKSLPPKDSLHISFVTNGQYVNFTDVPAGVYWVWDSDKTKGIALKKFKVLQPTENKLFQSPEVLYEQNKSIEVLDADHLIKVFPSPVSYKETTGSFSLSSASGIFTDATFRNEAEYLANEIENLTGKKYNPSESAVVGKAIHFQKVDGLPSEAYRLNVSAEEVKIEASSASGAFYAVQSLKTLMPSNAWKQKQSKLNIPLVSVIDSPRFAYRAFMLDVARNFHAKEEVLKVLDLMALYKLNILHFHLCDDEAWRLEIPSLPELTQIGAKRGHTIDDKEMLRPVYGAGPDVNEGLNTGFYSKSDFIEILRYADERHIQVIPEIETPGHARAAIKAMDARYERLMKEGKTKEAEEFMLRDVNDKSVYLSAQYYNDNVMCVAMPSVYHFLGEVVEEIKEMYMQAGISLKSIHFGGDEVPVGSWQKSPIAQQLIKNTPGMKTTDDLWYYYVNKLDELAKSKNIILSGWEEIALRKTAIDGKKRFVPNPQFSGNNFQVDVWNNVIGGSYEDLPYRLANAGYKVVLACVSNFYFDLAHVKSADEPGHRWGGYVNIDKPFGFIPFDYYRNSTQDANGNPVKQTLFVGKDRLTDYGKSNIIGIKGLLWTEKIKTPERLEYMLLPRLLGLAERAWAQDPRWAQVKDSVEFYKMYNQAFSTFANVIGKRELPRLDYYSGGYQYRIPPVGAVIQNGKVMANIQLPGFKIVYTTDGSNPNQKSAVYNQPIESKGTIKLQALDSKGRGGKITTLVNN, translated from the coding sequence ATGAAATTCTGGATAGTAACAATTTGGACTGCTTTTTTAAGTATTTCGACCTTTGCTCAGTCGGTCAATAAATTCAATACCAGTGATTTGTATATTGAGTGGAAATTGATTGATAATAACTACAAAGGTCAGGTTAAATCGCTGTGTCAGTTTGAAATAAGTAATAATGGCATTGAAACTCTACCTAAATCTGGCTGGAATATTTATTTCAGTTATATGAAAACCATTGATATAAACTCTGTGGATAAAAGAGTTAAGGTTGAACGTGTTAACGGGGATTTATATCGATTGTTCCCGTCAGAATTTTTTAAATCTCTTCCTCCCAAAGATAGTCTCCATATTTCTTTCGTAACCAATGGTCAGTATGTAAACTTTACAGATGTTCCGGCTGGTGTATACTGGGTTTGGGATTCTGATAAAACTAAAGGCATAGCATTAAAAAAATTTAAGGTTTTACAGCCAACAGAAAATAAATTATTTCAAAGTCCAGAAGTGCTTTATGAGCAAAATAAATCAATTGAAGTGCTTGATGCGGATCACTTAATAAAGGTTTTCCCCAGTCCGGTTTCTTACAAGGAAACAACCGGTAGCTTTTCATTAAGTAGTGCTTCGGGTATTTTTACGGATGCAACATTTCGTAATGAGGCTGAATATCTGGCAAATGAGATCGAGAACTTAACCGGCAAAAAATATAATCCTTCCGAATCAGCAGTGGTAGGAAAAGCTATTCATTTTCAAAAGGTTGATGGTTTGCCAAGTGAGGCTTATCGTTTAAATGTAAGTGCTGAAGAGGTGAAAATAGAAGCTTCCTCAGCTTCAGGCGCTTTTTATGCAGTTCAGTCATTGAAAACATTAATGCCATCAAATGCATGGAAGCAAAAACAATCAAAGCTCAATATTCCCCTGGTTTCAGTTATTGATTCTCCGCGTTTTGCCTACAGGGCCTTTATGCTGGACGTTGCCAGGAATTTTCATGCCAAGGAAGAGGTGTTAAAAGTACTTGACTTAATGGCCCTGTATAAGTTGAATATACTGCACTTTCATCTATGTGATGATGAAGCCTGGCGGTTGGAAATTCCTTCCTTGCCAGAATTAACACAAATTGGTGCCAAGCGAGGTCATACTATTGATGATAAAGAAATGCTTCGTCCAGTATATGGGGCTGGTCCGGATGTTAATGAAGGTTTAAATACCGGGTTTTATAGTAAATCTGATTTCATAGAAATCCTCAGGTATGCAGATGAGAGGCATATTCAGGTAATCCCTGAAATTGAAACTCCTGGTCATGCACGAGCTGCCATAAAAGCTATGGATGCTCGCTATGAGCGTTTAATGAAAGAAGGTAAAACGAAAGAAGCTGAAGAATTCATGCTGCGTGATGTGAATGATAAATCGGTTTATCTTTCTGCCCAATATTATAATGATAATGTGATGTGTGTAGCCATGCCTTCGGTTTATCATTTTCTTGGAGAGGTGGTTGAGGAGATCAAAGAAATGTATATGCAGGCTGGAATTTCATTAAAATCCATTCACTTTGGAGGAGATGAGGTTCCTGTTGGTTCGTGGCAAAAATCACCCATTGCCCAGCAGTTAATTAAGAATACTCCCGGTATGAAAACTACAGACGACCTATGGTATTATTATGTGAATAAGCTTGATGAGTTAGCCAAATCTAAAAACATAATATTGTCAGGCTGGGAAGAGATTGCTTTACGAAAGACCGCCATCGATGGCAAAAAACGATTTGTTCCCAATCCCCAGTTTAGCGGTAATAATTTTCAGGTAGATGTATGGAATAATGTGATTGGGGGTAGTTATGAAGATTTACCTTATCGACTGGCTAACGCCGGTTACAAAGTGGTACTCGCCTGTGTAAGTAACTTTTATTTTGATTTAGCTCATGTTAAATCGGCTGACGAGCCCGGTCACCGATGGGGAGGTTATGTTAATATTGATAAACCATTTGGTTTTATTCCTTTTGATTATTACCGAAATTCCACGCAGGATGCTAATGGTAATCCGGTTAAGCAAACGTTGTTTGTAGGAAAAGACCGTCTTACAGATTATGGGAAATCAAACATCATTGGCATTAAAGGCCTATTGTGGACAGAAAAAATAAAAACTCCTGAACGATTGGAATACATGCTATTGCCAAGGCTGTTAGGATTGGCAGAGCGTGCATGGGCTCAGGATCCTCGTTGGGCTCAGGTAAAAGATAGTGTCGAATTTTACAAAATGTATAATCAGGCATTTTCTACGTTTGCTAACGTAATAGGAAAAAGAGAGTTGCCCAGGTTGGATTACTATTCAGGGGGGTATCAATACAGAATTCCTCCTGTGGGGGCAGTAATTCAAAACGGAAAAGTAATGGCCAATATTCAGCTTCCCGGCTTTAAAATAGTGTATACTACCGATGGTTCAAATCCTAATCAGAAGAGCGCTGTGTATAATCAACCTATTGAATCCAAGGGTACTATTAAACTTCAGGCCCTGGATTCTAAGGGACGTGGTGGAAAAATAACAACGCTTGTGAATAACTAA
- a CDS encoding DUF4397 domain-containing protein: MNNFKKLYILSLIAGVFVNTSCKKDGIIDRAESVNGNALLKIYHLSPDAPTLNFYANNQKITAVGPNTAGAEQGIAFSSIFPGKEYFALPAGTSAFKAVVPASSTVLPGAVLNLGSAEFKANSRYSVFVIGKMSEASTLIIEDDVNVPDPTKAYIRFISTIPTEQKLDVTYTQTNVTPNVKGTVFSSASYKEIKGFQPIEPSGVYTLTLDTTATTGKVLGTFKDFVPVAGRKYTLISTGILGGTGSQVPNLINSTNKY, encoded by the coding sequence ATGAATAATTTTAAAAAGCTATATATATTAAGCCTAATAGCGGGGGTGTTTGTTAATACTTCTTGTAAAAAGGACGGTATAATTGATCGTGCCGAATCAGTAAATGGCAATGCATTGTTGAAAATCTATCACTTATCTCCAGATGCACCTACATTGAACTTTTATGCCAATAATCAAAAGATTACAGCAGTAGGGCCGAACACAGCTGGAGCTGAGCAGGGGATTGCCTTTTCAAGCATTTTTCCTGGCAAAGAGTATTTCGCTTTACCGGCAGGTACATCTGCATTTAAAGCTGTTGTGCCGGCTTCCTCAACGGTTTTGCCTGGAGCGGTATTAAACCTTGGTTCTGCCGAGTTTAAAGCCAATTCGCGTTATAGTGTGTTTGTTATAGGTAAAATGAGTGAGGCTTCCACTTTAATTATCGAGGATGATGTAAATGTTCCAGATCCAACTAAAGCTTACATCAGGTTTATAAGCACTATCCCAACAGAACAAAAGTTGGATGTAACCTATACACAAACTAATGTAACTCCTAATGTAAAAGGAACTGTTTTTTCAAGTGCATCCTATAAAGAGATTAAGGGTTTTCAGCCTATTGAACCCAGCGGTGTTTATACTTTGACATTGGACACAACTGCTACTACAGGGAAAGTTTTAGGAACCTTCAAGGATTTTGTGCCGGTGGCAGGACGTAAATACACGCTAATTTCAACTGGAATATTAGGAGGGACTGGTTCCCAAGTGCCTAACTTAATTAATAGTACCAATAAATATTAA
- a CDS encoding SusD/RagB family nutrient-binding outer membrane lipoprotein, with protein sequence MKKIFYSIIAAAGIMVTATGCEKYLDVNENPNGPQSVSPNLYLASMESNLALGVQYDSRFLGKYVQNFVSNSAGDTWDRHGYQAASDNSGQQWRSVYWKMGINLQDMINLSLAQERWDLAGIGYALKAWGWQSLTDYHGEIIIKQAFDPKRDVFDYDTQEFAYSEVRRLCDSAMVLLNRTDGAISADYAAKGDLMYKGDRSKWIKFVNGLLALNAHHLSNKSSYDPAKVIEYVDKALASNADDASVPFNGKVNDDTNFFGPLRNNLGTFRQSNFILSLLNGSVFGGVTDPRLALMLSSSPDGAYYGLNPNAGYGTLTTNQRPNTLWGTAAATTVGAGKYLFNNDVRFPLMTYSQLQFIKAEAAFLKNDKATALDAYKKGIDSHIDFVNQYTSVAANQIKAADKSTFLGKTAIVPTDANSLTLKMILLQKYIAQFGWGFTETWCDLRRYHYDSNVFTGFTLPASLFPDNNAKPAYRFRPRYNSEYVWNAAALKVFGGLDLDYHTKEMWFSQQ encoded by the coding sequence ATGAAGAAAATATTCTATTCAATCATAGCAGCTGCCGGTATTATGGTTACTGCAACCGGTTGTGAAAAATACCTTGATGTAAATGAGAACCCTAATGGACCTCAGTCGGTATCTCCCAATTTGTACTTAGCTTCTATGGAATCCAATTTGGCATTGGGTGTCCAGTATGATTCACGATTCTTGGGTAAATACGTTCAGAATTTTGTATCAAATTCTGCAGGTGATACTTGGGATCGACATGGTTACCAGGCCGCAAGTGATAACTCAGGGCAGCAATGGCGTAGTGTTTACTGGAAGATGGGTATTAATCTTCAGGATATGATTAACCTGTCATTAGCTCAAGAGCGCTGGGACTTGGCAGGTATTGGTTATGCCTTAAAGGCATGGGGATGGCAATCGTTAACAGATTATCATGGTGAAATAATTATCAAACAGGCTTTTGATCCAAAACGCGATGTGTTTGATTATGATACCCAGGAGTTTGCTTATTCTGAAGTGAGAAGACTGTGTGATTCAGCTATGGTTTTATTAAATCGAACTGATGGAGCAATCTCAGCTGATTATGCCGCTAAAGGAGACCTGATGTACAAAGGGGACCGTAGCAAATGGATAAAGTTTGTTAACGGGTTATTAGCCTTAAATGCACATCACCTATCAAACAAATCAAGTTATGATCCTGCTAAAGTTATTGAATATGTGGATAAAGCTTTAGCTTCAAATGCTGATGATGCCAGCGTGCCATTTAATGGAAAAGTGAATGATGATACCAATTTTTTTGGCCCATTGCGTAATAACCTTGGCACATTCCGTCAGTCAAATTTTATACTTAGCCTGCTAAATGGTTCTGTTTTTGGAGGGGTTACCGATCCTCGTTTAGCGTTAATGCTTTCATCTTCTCCTGATGGAGCATATTATGGTTTGAATCCGAATGCTGGTTATGGGACATTAACCACCAATCAAAGACCAAACACACTTTGGGGTACGGCTGCCGCCACTACTGTTGGGGCGGGTAAATATTTGTTTAACAATGATGTTCGTTTTCCATTAATGACCTATTCTCAGCTACAATTCATTAAAGCAGAAGCGGCATTCTTGAAAAACGACAAGGCAACGGCATTGGATGCTTACAAAAAAGGCATTGATAGTCATATTGACTTTGTTAACCAATACACTTCTGTGGCAGCAAATCAAATTAAAGCAGCTGATAAAAGCACTTTTCTTGGCAAAACAGCAATTGTGCCAACAGATGCTAACAGCTTAACATTAAAAATGATTTTACTGCAAAAGTACATTGCTCAGTTTGGTTGGGGCTTTACTGAAACCTGGTGTGATTTACGTCGCTATCATTATGATAGTAACGTATTTACAGGATTTACTCTTCCTGCATCTTTATTTCCTGATAATAACGCCAAACCCGCTTACCGTTTCAGACCTCGTTATAATTCAGAGTATGTTTGGAATGCAGCAGCCTTAAAGGTGTTTGGAGGGCTAGATCTTGATTACCATACTAAAGAAATGTGGTTTTCTCAGCAATAA
- a CDS encoding SusC/RagA family TonB-linked outer membrane protein codes for MKKRLLTFLMSFVFLSMHVAAQQKLVKGTVTSAGDGLPLPGVSVIVKGSTKGAQTNTSGEYSVNAGAKDVLVFQFVGFKTAERTVGSNATINVQMVEDAKALGEVVVTALGIKQEKRALGYSVTEVKGKAIAETQRENFVNALQGRVAGLTVTNTSGLPGASASVTIRGINSLSGSNQPLFIVDGLPIDNQTFNTSGFVSDQNSNIMFANRSLDFTNRGADINPDDIESITVLKGPEASALYGIDAASGAIVITTKRGKAGQSRVNYSNDFRFDKINKYPVVQQVYGQGILGASDLNTFNYFGPKYAEGTVLHDNISPFFQTAFTQRHNLALEGGSERLTYRASSSYTNQSGVVPGSALDKINLSLMTNAKISKFFSSDLSFNYTNSDNTQVFKGGDAINNNYGPMLGLLLWPSTDDASVYLNADGSRKFLTSNFASEAENPYFNVDKNKIQSKTNRIASNLALNFSPLPWLKGVGNIGFDIYTTENQVLRHPQSNYAAANGGILDNAVSNTKNLNIQYYVTADKKFGKFSGNVKLGSALNSWNTFNTAVSGIGFLDPEFVSINNTDITKQRAVTRLTERRLMGAFGSFSLNYNDLVYFSATGRNDWSSTLPIKNRSFFYPSASLSFIFTELPWLKNNQVLSYGKLKASVAQVGKDAPPYSLIPALESQPTTGGGYGYGFTGPSPNLKPEKTTSYEFGAEVKFFQDRLGMDVAYYRSESSDQIVKDLRLSYATGAVLRVQNGGNLENKGVELQLNGSPVKGKDFTWDVLANFTKTWNKLLTLPAGLQEYYVSDTWVYGNVRNGAVPGQAITTFSGFAYQRNNKGDILINPSTGLPLRQSVWTPVGDRNPDFTVGLTNTFNYKNWGLNFLLDIRKGGDIYNATEHLLTVKGLSKRTLNRYEPVVFKGVMKDGLENSEFPTQNNISIIPASSSTDYYSATGALSEADFIEKDINWLRLKDITLSYTVPQAKLAKIKGVKSLGFFVTGTDLFIITNYSGLDPVVNGNSAAVGGSGATGFDFGNFPMPRGFNFGVKLGL; via the coding sequence ATGAAAAAAAGACTACTCACTTTTTTAATGAGTTTCGTCTTCTTGTCGATGCATGTAGCCGCACAGCAAAAGCTTGTTAAGGGTACTGTTACTTCGGCCGGAGACGGTTTGCCCTTGCCTGGAGTTTCTGTTATTGTTAAAGGTTCCACTAAAGGTGCTCAAACTAATACCTCTGGAGAATATTCCGTTAACGCTGGCGCAAAAGATGTGTTAGTGTTTCAATTTGTAGGGTTTAAAACTGCTGAAAGGACTGTAGGGTCAAACGCTACAATTAATGTTCAAATGGTGGAGGACGCCAAAGCATTAGGGGAAGTAGTTGTTACTGCTTTGGGTATTAAACAAGAAAAAAGGGCTCTGGGATATTCTGTAACTGAAGTTAAGGGAAAAGCGATTGCAGAAACTCAAAGAGAAAACTTTGTAAATGCCTTGCAAGGACGTGTTGCTGGTTTAACAGTAACTAATACCTCTGGATTGCCAGGTGCTTCTGCATCAGTAACTATTCGAGGTATTAATTCATTAAGTGGTAGCAATCAACCATTATTTATTGTTGATGGGTTGCCGATTGATAACCAAACGTTTAATACTTCAGGTTTTGTTTCTGATCAGAACTCGAATATTATGTTTGCCAATCGTTCTTTGGACTTTACAAATCGCGGAGCGGATATTAATCCTGATGATATTGAGTCAATTACGGTGCTAAAGGGGCCTGAAGCATCTGCGCTTTATGGTATTGATGCGGCCAGTGGGGCAATTGTAATTACTACAAAACGAGGTAAAGCTGGTCAATCTCGTGTCAATTACAGTAATGATTTCCGGTTTGATAAAATCAATAAATATCCGGTTGTTCAACAAGTTTATGGCCAGGGAATATTAGGGGCTTCGGATCTAAATACATTTAACTATTTCGGTCCTAAATATGCAGAAGGAACAGTATTACACGATAACATTAGCCCGTTTTTTCAAACTGCATTTACTCAGCGCCATAACCTGGCACTCGAAGGTGGATCTGAAAGGCTGACTTATCGTGCATCCTCTAGCTATACAAATCAAAGCGGAGTTGTTCCAGGTTCTGCTTTAGATAAGATCAACTTGTCCTTAATGACTAACGCTAAGATTTCAAAATTCTTTAGTAGTGATCTTTCTTTCAATTATACCAATTCTGATAATACGCAGGTATTTAAAGGTGGAGATGCTATTAATAATAATTATGGGCCAATGTTAGGCTTGTTATTGTGGCCTAGTACTGATGATGCAAGTGTTTATCTTAATGCTGATGGTAGTCGTAAGTTTTTGACCAGTAATTTTGCCTCTGAAGCTGAAAACCCTTACTTCAATGTAGATAAGAATAAAATACAGTCAAAAACCAACCGTATTGCTTCGAACTTAGCGTTAAACTTCTCTCCATTGCCATGGTTAAAAGGAGTTGGTAATATAGGATTTGATATTTACACGACTGAAAATCAGGTATTGCGCCATCCTCAGTCAAATTATGCTGCAGCTAACGGTGGTATATTGGATAACGCAGTAAGCAATACCAAAAATCTGAATATACAATATTATGTTACTGCAGATAAAAAGTTTGGTAAGTTTAGCGGTAACGTAAAGTTGGGAAGTGCATTAAACAGCTGGAATACTTTTAATACTGCTGTAAGTGGCATTGGCTTCCTTGATCCGGAGTTTGTATCCATTAACAATACGGACATTACCAAACAAAGAGCCGTTACGCGATTAACAGAGCGACGTTTGATGGGTGCATTCGGCTCTTTCTCGCTAAACTATAATGATCTTGTTTATTTTAGTGCTACTGGCCGTAATGACTGGTCTTCTACCCTGCCAATCAAGAACCGTTCGTTCTTCTATCCTTCGGCATCATTAAGCTTTATATTCACTGAATTACCTTGGTTGAAAAACAATCAAGTCTTGTCTTATGGTAAACTAAAAGCTTCTGTGGCACAAGTTGGTAAAGATGCGCCTCCTTATAGTTTGATTCCTGCTTTGGAAAGCCAGCCTACCACTGGCGGAGGGTATGGATACGGGTTTACAGGCCCAAGCCCTAACCTAAAGCCGGAGAAAACAACTTCATATGAATTTGGAGCAGAGGTTAAATTTTTCCAAGATCGATTGGGGATGGATGTGGCCTATTACCGCTCTGAGTCTTCTGATCAAATAGTAAAAGATTTACGATTAAGTTATGCTACCGGGGCTGTATTGCGTGTTCAGAATGGTGGTAATTTAGAAAATAAAGGTGTTGAATTGCAGTTAAATGGTTCTCCTGTTAAGGGTAAAGATTTTACTTGGGATGTGCTGGCTAACTTTACCAAAACATGGAATAAATTACTAACTCTTCCTGCCGGATTACAAGAGTATTACGTTTCTGATACCTGGGTGTATGGAAACGTCAGAAACGGAGCTGTTCCTGGTCAAGCAATTACTACTTTTTCAGGGTTTGCTTACCAACGTAACAATAAGGGAGATATTCTTATTAACCCATCGACAGGTTTGCCTTTACGTCAAAGTGTTTGGACGCCTGTTGGTGATCGTAACCCTGATTTTACCGTTGGTTTGACAAATACATTTAATTATAAAAACTGGGGCTTGAATTTCCTTTTAGACATTCGTAAAGGTGGAGACATCTACAATGCAACAGAGCACTTATTAACAGTAAAAGGATTAAGTAAGCGCACTCTAAACCGTTATGAGCCGGTTGTTTTCAAAGGCGTAATGAAAGATGGTTTGGAGAATTCTGAATTCCCTACTCAAAATAATATTAGCATTATTCCAGCTAGCAGTTCAACTGATTATTACTCTGCAACAGGTGCACTGAGCGAAGCTGACTTCATTGAGAAGGATATTAATTGGTTGCGTTTAAAGGATATCACCTTAAGCTATACTGTGCCACAAGCGAAATTAGCTAAAATCAAAGGAGTTAAGTCATTAGGTTTCTTTGTTACCGGTACTGACCTATTTATTATTACTAATTATTCAGGTTTAGATCCAGTTGTTAACGGAAACTCTGCAGCAGTGGGTGGTAGTGGAGCTACGGGCTTTGATTTTGGAAACTTCCCAATGCCGCGTGGTTTTAACTTCGGTGTGAAGTTGGGGTTATAA
- a CDS encoding exo-beta-N-acetylmuramidase NamZ domain-containing protein, which produces MRRCALLLSFLLTTLLGYAQLKHKNDIVTGADQTEKYLPLLKGKRIGMVVNQTSIIGDKLSVDSLKVLGVNVVKIFGPEHGFRGNASAGVHVVDTIDGQTGIKVISLYGKMSKPSKESLEGIDVMIFDIQDVGARFYTYTITMHRVMEACAENNVELLILDRPNPNGYLIDGPILDMKYKSGIGIHPVPIAHGMTIGEYAQMINGEGWLANKAKCKLKIIPVANYRHSMLYKLPVNPSPNLNSNQSILLYPSICLFEGTIVSQGRGTYFPFTVLGNPDLKGQYGFSFMPKSIKGMSETPLFQDNECYGLDLREYDVKKLIKSKQINISWIMELYKAYPQKEKFFDAKQSKEIGNIDKLAGTDLFKKQITEGKSEAEIRKSWEPGLSNYKKMREKYLLYK; this is translated from the coding sequence ATGAGGCGTTGTGCTCTACTTTTATCGTTTTTATTAACTACGTTATTAGGCTATGCTCAATTAAAGCATAAAAACGACATTGTCACCGGTGCAGACCAAACAGAAAAGTATCTCCCTCTATTAAAAGGCAAACGAATAGGAATGGTTGTAAACCAAACCTCTATCATTGGAGATAAATTAAGCGTTGATAGCCTGAAAGTGTTAGGTGTTAATGTTGTTAAAATATTTGGTCCTGAACACGGTTTTAGAGGAAATGCTAGTGCTGGCGTTCATGTTGTCGACACTATTGATGGCCAAACCGGAATAAAGGTGATTTCCCTGTATGGCAAAATGAGTAAGCCAAGCAAAGAGAGCTTAGAGGGTATTGATGTAATGATTTTCGATATTCAAGATGTTGGAGCTCGTTTTTATACCTACACTATTACTATGCATCGGGTAATGGAGGCGTGTGCAGAAAACAATGTTGAGCTGTTAATATTGGATCGACCTAATCCTAACGGCTATTTAATTGATGGGCCCATCCTGGATATGAAATATAAATCAGGAATAGGGATACATCCCGTGCCTATTGCCCATGGAATGACGATAGGGGAGTATGCTCAAATGATTAATGGTGAAGGGTGGTTGGCAAACAAGGCAAAATGTAAACTAAAAATAATTCCGGTAGCAAATTACAGGCATAGTATGCTATACAAGTTGCCGGTTAATCCGTCCCCCAATCTTAATTCCAATCAATCCATTTTATTGTATCCTTCTATTTGCCTGTTTGAAGGCACCATTGTCAGTCAAGGCAGAGGAACATATTTCCCTTTTACGGTTCTGGGAAATCCTGATTTGAAAGGCCAATATGGTTTTTCATTTATGCCTAAGAGTATCAAAGGGATGAGTGAAACTCCGCTTTTTCAGGATAATGAATGCTACGGTTTGGATTTGCGTGAATATGATGTTAAAAAGCTAATTAAAAGCAAGCAGATTAACATTAGCTGGATAATGGAATTATACAAAGCCTATCCACAAAAGGAGAAATTCTTTGATGCAAAGCAAAGCAAAGAAATTGGAAATATCGATAAGCTGGCCGGAACGGATTTGTTTAAAAAGCAAATTACAGAAGGCAAAAGTGAAGCAGAAATTCGCAAAAGCTGGGAACCTGGCCTCAGCAATTATAAAAAGATGCGAGAAAAATATTTACTGTATAAATAG